From Desulfovibrio sp. UCD-KL4C, a single genomic window includes:
- a CDS encoding RHS repeat-associated core domain-containing protein: MTGLIHFGHREYDPAIGRFITPDPIGFAGGDVDVYGYCLDDPINFYDRTGLFKFGKRRLGGLVSKESKAGKTARAITRRIIKISPLGGIAVLIGEASSDKVEKILDEANFELYHEHGFYEDGSGDNVGFFKGGTKDNGNIDPEEYPLIGNINKKKNNSQDYADRLRKRYEELEL, from the coding sequence ATAACCGGACTTATCCACTTTGGACATCGTGAATACGATCCCGCAATCGGAAGATTCATAACTCCCGACCCGATAGGTTTTGCTGGCGGAGACGTGGATGTTTACGGGTATTGTTTGGATGATCCTATTAATTTTTATGATCGGACGGGGCTGTTTAAATTTGGAAAAAGGCGTTTAGGCGGGCTTGTTTCCAAAGAGAGTAAGGCCGGAAAAACTGCTAGAGCTATAACGAGACGTATTATTAAAATTTCTCCATTAGGTGGAATAGCTGTCCTTATAGGTGAAGCAAGCTCTGATAAAGTTGAGAAGATTCTCGATGAAGCGAATTTTGAGCTATATCATGAACACGGTTTCTATGAAGATGGTAGTGGGGATAATGTTGGTTTCTTTAAAGGTGGTACAAAAGATAATGGAAATATTGATCCAGAAGAATATCCGCTTATTGGAAACATAAATAAAAAAAAGAACAACAGTCAGGACTATGCTGATAGACTGCGTAAAAGATATGAAGAATTAGAACTCTGA
- a CDS encoding Hsp20/alpha crystallin family protein, translating to MVIDLGSVYSFPYEFDKVFNEVFNPQQYKRRKTSYPPINIGEDENNVYVHAEMPGLAIEDMDIAITAKDLVIKGERKLPEGRYFRQERPSGVFQRIVSINTYVDVDKVSASIKDGVLKIVMPKAGSPVPKKVAVEVE from the coding sequence ATGGTCATTGACTTAGGCTCAGTTTATAGCTTCCCATATGAATTTGACAAAGTTTTTAATGAAGTCTTCAATCCGCAACAGTATAAACGAAGAAAAACATCATATCCTCCTATAAATATCGGGGAAGATGAAAATAATGTTTATGTGCATGCAGAAATGCCCGGTTTGGCGATTGAAGACATGGACATTGCGATCACTGCAAAGGATCTTGTAATCAAAGGTGAACGTAAGCTACCTGAGGGAAGATATTTTCGTCAGGAAAGGCCTTCAGGGGTCTTTCAGCGGATAGTTTCGATTAATACTTATGTTGATGTCGATAAGGTCTCTGCGTCGATTAAAGATGGTGTCCTTAAGATAGTAATGCCTAAGGCCGGTTCACCTGTCCCTAAAAAAGTCGCTGTAGAAGTTGAATAA